In Phreatobacter aquaticus, a single genomic region encodes these proteins:
- a CDS encoding serine hydrolase domain-containing protein: MTFWRPSAAALCLAVSTLAILPIAASAQPSPGFERGRGPDDPRGFDPRQGSEGGRGFEDRRGPDGRRGPDQRGGGQIMGMDRARLGRIAPAMTQQVDRGMFPGAVTLIARGGRIVHFEAHGFRDAAKTVPMTRDTVFMLASMTKPIVSTVAVMLIEEGKMKLSDPITTWLTELRDLKVEVRRTNADGTTTTENVALARPITVQDLLRHTSGFSYAGSVRSSAIKELYDSQNIEAREQNITGDEMLRRLGQIPLAHQPGTAFEYSISVDVLGLLLERVTGKRLDVLVKEMLLDPLGMADSGWFVPEGRRSRLAEALDADPLKAAMLKSYRIFENPADHGQYFKGGAGMVSTAEDYFKFAQMILNGGEFQGRRYLSKKWVEFMLSNHTIGMGGTTAASTGPGYGFGLGFAVRLQQGFAVAPGSTGDAMWAGAWGTSFTIDPTEQIVGILMAQGPSNRGHTRMLFKNLIYGAVVR; this comes from the coding sequence ATGACGTTCTGGCGCCCGAGCGCGGCTGCGCTCTGTCTTGCCGTCTCCACCCTAGCCATCCTGCCGATCGCCGCGTCCGCCCAGCCGAGCCCAGGCTTCGAGCGCGGCCGCGGTCCCGATGATCCCCGTGGCTTCGACCCGCGACAGGGTTCGGAGGGTGGGCGCGGCTTCGAAGACCGGCGCGGTCCGGACGGCCGGCGCGGCCCGGACCAGCGCGGCGGTGGCCAGATCATGGGCATGGACCGCGCGCGGCTCGGCCGCATCGCTCCTGCCATGACCCAGCAGGTTGACCGCGGCATGTTCCCCGGCGCCGTGACGCTGATCGCGCGGGGCGGACGCATCGTGCATTTCGAGGCCCATGGCTTCCGCGACGCCGCCAAGACCGTGCCGATGACCCGCGACACGGTGTTCATGCTGGCGTCGATGACCAAGCCGATCGTCTCGACGGTGGCGGTCATGCTGATCGAGGAGGGCAAAATGAAGCTCTCCGATCCGATCACCACCTGGCTCACGGAACTGCGCGACCTCAAGGTCGAGGTGCGGCGGACCAATGCGGACGGTACCACCACCACGGAGAACGTGGCGCTGGCGCGTCCGATCACCGTGCAGGACCTGCTGCGCCACACATCCGGCTTCTCCTATGCGGGCTCGGTGCGCTCGTCGGCGATCAAGGAGCTCTACGACAGCCAGAACATCGAGGCGCGTGAGCAGAACATCACGGGCGACGAGATGCTGCGGCGGCTCGGCCAGATCCCGCTGGCCCATCAGCCGGGCACGGCCTTCGAATATTCGATCTCGGTCGATGTGCTCGGCCTGCTGCTCGAGCGGGTCACCGGCAAGCGGCTCGACGTCCTGGTCAAGGAAATGCTGCTCGATCCCCTCGGCATGGCCGACTCGGGCTGGTTCGTGCCGGAGGGCCGCCGCTCGCGGCTGGCCGAGGCGCTGGACGCCGATCCCTTGAAGGCGGCCATGCTGAAATCCTACCGGATCTTCGAGAACCCGGCGGATCACGGCCAGTATTTCAAGGGCGGCGCCGGCATGGTCTCGACTGCCGAGGACTATTTCAAGTTCGCCCAGATGATCCTGAACGGCGGCGAGTTCCAGGGCCGGCGCTACCTCTCCAAGAAGTGGGTGGAGTTCATGCTGTCGAACCACACGATCGGCATGGGCGGCACCACGGCGGCCTCGACGGGACCAGGCTATGGCTTCGGCCTCGGCTTCGCGGTGCGCCTGCAGCAGGGCTTCGCAGTGGCTCCGGGCTCGACGGGTGACGCCATGTGGGCGGGCGCCTGGGGCACCAGCTTCACCATCGATCCGACCGAGCAGATCGTCGGCATCCTGATGGCGCAGGGCCCGTCGAACCGCGGGCACACGCGCATGCTGTTCAAGAACCTGATCTACGGCGCGGTGGTGCGGTGA
- the rlmN gene encoding 23S rRNA (adenine(2503)-C(2))-methyltransferase RlmN, protein MPTLDLSKAKPAAAVAPPAEAPRPLPAKRSLVGLDRAEIAEALAAIGIEPKEMRMRVGQVWLWLYQKGAKSFSEMSNVSKTLRTVLEENYTLDRPEVVVEQVSADGTRKWLIRIPPSVAGEKWHEIETVYIPTRDRGTLCISSQVGCTLTCSFCHTGTQKLVRNLTSAEIVAQIVVARDQLGDWPGQSAPEGAFVPKDGGRFVSNIVLMGMGEPLYNVDNVVQGIRVLLDQDGLQLSKRRITLSTSGVVPEIERVGHETGVSLAISLHAVRDDLRDELVPINKKYGIAELLDACRHYPAASNARRITFEYVMLKGVNDSIDDARRLVRLLKGVPAKINLIPFNPWPGTQYECSDWEQIEKFSEVVFEAGYSSPVRTPRGRDILAACGQLKSETERLRAKDRAELMSKSEQDAFRAMAFVD, encoded by the coding sequence ATGCCGACGCTCGATCTGTCCAAAGCCAAGCCTGCCGCCGCCGTCGCCCCGCCCGCCGAGGCGCCGCGCCCGCTGCCGGCCAAGCGCTCGCTGGTCGGCCTCGATCGCGCCGAGATCGCCGAGGCGCTGGCCGCCATCGGCATCGAGCCGAAGGAGATGCGCATGCGCGTCGGCCAGGTCTGGCTCTGGCTTTACCAGAAGGGCGCGAAGAGCTTTTCGGAGATGTCCAACGTCTCCAAGACGCTGCGCACCGTGCTCGAAGAGAATTACACGCTGGATCGCCCGGAAGTGGTGGTGGAACAGGTTTCAGCCGACGGCACGCGCAAGTGGCTGATCCGCATCCCGCCCTCGGTTGCCGGCGAGAAGTGGCACGAGATCGAGACCGTCTACATTCCGACGCGCGACCGCGGCACGCTGTGCATTTCCAGCCAGGTCGGCTGCACGCTCACCTGCTCGTTCTGCCACACTGGCACGCAGAAGCTGGTGCGCAACCTGACCTCGGCCGAGATCGTCGCCCAGATCGTGGTGGCGCGCGACCAGCTCGGCGACTGGCCGGGGCAGAGCGCACCGGAAGGCGCCTTCGTGCCGAAGGATGGCGGGCGCTTCGTCTCCAACATCGTGCTGATGGGCATGGGCGAGCCGCTCTACAATGTCGACAATGTCGTCCAGGGCATCCGCGTCCTGCTCGACCAGGACGGCCTGCAGCTCTCCAAGCGGCGCATCACGCTGTCGACCTCGGGCGTGGTGCCGGAGATCGAGCGCGTCGGCCACGAGACCGGCGTGTCGCTGGCGATCTCGCTCCATGCCGTGCGCGACGACCTGCGCGACGAGCTGGTGCCGATCAACAAGAAGTACGGCATCGCCGAACTGCTCGATGCCTGCCGGCACTATCCGGCGGCCTCCAATGCGCGGCGCATCACGTTCGAATATGTGATGCTGAAGGGCGTCAACGACTCGATCGACGATGCCAGGCGTCTGGTGCGCCTGCTCAAGGGCGTTCCCGCCAAGATCAATCTGATCCCGTTCAATCCCTGGCCCGGCACGCAATATGAGTGCTCGGATTGGGAGCAGATCGAGAAGTTCTCGGAAGTGGTGTTCGAGGCTGGCTATTCCTCGCCGGTGCGCACGCCGCGCGGTCGCGACATCCTCGCCGCCTGCGGCCAGCTGAAGAGCGAGACCGAGCGCCTGCGCGCCAAGGATCGCGCCGAGCTGATGTCGAAATCCGAACAGGACGCCTTCAGGGCGATGGCCTTCGTCGATTGA
- a CDS encoding invasion associated locus B family protein has protein sequence MRPIRLLALLAVPAFALGIATEASAQAQTQPRQPAQATQPARPAAAAARPAAGTAARPAASAAGGQQGAAVAQFGDWGVFTSTTARGKVCYAASQPKTRAPGNLQRDPAFFFITSRPGENVRNEISLTLGFALRGDATATVGTTSFALYTQEKGAWIKNAAEEGRMITAMRGGSQLTVRSTSGRGNTTTDTYSLNGLGQALDRVAQECR, from the coding sequence ATGCGCCCAATCCGTCTTCTTGCCCTTCTCGCCGTTCCGGCTTTCGCCCTCGGGATTGCCACCGAGGCCTCGGCCCAGGCGCAGACCCAGCCGCGACAGCCAGCGCAGGCGACCCAGCCCGCGCGGCCCGCTGCGGCTGCAGCCCGCCCAGCCGCCGGCACTGCGGCCAGGCCCGCCGCCTCGGCGGCCGGTGGCCAGCAGGGCGCCGCTGTCGCCCAGTTCGGTGATTGGGGTGTGTTCACCTCCACCACGGCCCGCGGCAAGGTCTGCTACGCGGCCTCCCAGCCGAAAACCCGCGCGCCCGGCAATCTGCAGCGCGATCCGGCCTTCTTCTTCATCACCTCGCGTCCCGGTGAGAATGTCCGCAACGAGATCTCGCTGACCCTCGGCTTCGCGCTGCGCGGCGACGCCACCGCCACCGTCGGCACCACCAGTTTCGCGCTCTACACCCAGGAGAAGGGCGCCTGGATCAAGAACGCCGCGGAAGAGGGCCGTATGATCACCGCCATGCGCGGCGGTTCCCAGCTCACCGTGCGCTCCACCTCGGGGCGCGGCAACACCACCACCGACACCTATTCGCTCAACGGCCTTGGCCAGGCGCTCGATCGCGTCGCCCAGGAATGCCGTTGA